From one Simplicispira suum genomic stretch:
- a CDS encoding ABC transporter substrate-binding protein translates to MHDDFLSPRPTLSRRQALAWLAAPMVAAPALGVAAPLPRITLSGPPAIVSAPLIHMAETHALAGVAGETAFVSWRDPDQLRMMAMGGKADVLAMPSNVAANLFNRGAGVTLLNISTWGALWLVTRDGHRKALADYRGEEIAVPFRGDMPDIVLQLLAAKQGLDLHKDFRVRYVPTPMEAMQLLITRRVSHALLAEPAVSLALRKTKSFPIGLIAPELHRGADLQQEWGRLFGRKPRLPQAGIAAVGTVRQQPEVLAAVANAYAQSLVWCRAHPLECGAMMAQHIDLLTLEAVADAIAVSQLDTVPAAAARPELEFFLGQLMARNPALVGGKLPASAFYGMP, encoded by the coding sequence ATGCACGATGATTTTTTGAGCCCTCGGCCCACACTCTCGCGCCGCCAGGCCCTGGCCTGGCTGGCCGCGCCGATGGTCGCCGCGCCCGCGCTGGGCGTGGCCGCGCCGCTGCCGCGCATCACCCTGTCGGGCCCCCCGGCGATCGTGTCGGCGCCACTGATCCACATGGCCGAGACCCATGCGTTGGCGGGTGTGGCGGGCGAAACCGCTTTTGTGTCGTGGCGCGACCCCGACCAACTGCGCATGATGGCCATGGGCGGCAAGGCCGACGTGCTGGCCATGCCCAGCAACGTGGCCGCCAACCTGTTCAACCGGGGCGCGGGCGTCACGCTGCTCAACATCTCGACCTGGGGCGCGCTGTGGCTTGTCACGCGCGATGGTCATCGCAAGGCGCTGGCCGACTACCGGGGCGAGGAAATTGCCGTGCCCTTCCGGGGCGACATGCCCGACATCGTGCTGCAACTGCTGGCCGCCAAGCAGGGGCTGGACCTGCACAAGGATTTTCGCGTGCGTTACGTGCCCACGCCCATGGAGGCCATGCAGTTGCTCATCACGCGCCGTGTCTCGCATGCGCTGCTGGCCGAGCCCGCCGTATCGCTGGCGCTGCGCAAAACCAAGTCCTTCCCCATCGGTCTGATTGCGCCCGAGCTGCACCGGGGCGCCGACCTGCAGCAGGAGTGGGGGCGCCTCTTTGGGCGCAAACCCCGCCTGCCGCAGGCGGGTATCGCTGCCGTGGGCACGGTGCGCCAGCAGCCCGAGGTTCTGGCTGCCGTGGCCAACGCCTATGCCCAGTCGCTCGTGTGGTGCCGCGCGCACCCCCTGGAGTGCGGCGCCATGATGGCCCAACACATTGACCTGCTCACCCTCGAGGCCGTGGCCGACGCCATTGCCGTGAGCCAGCTCGACACCGTGCCCGCCGCCGCCGCACGGCCCGAGCTGGAGTTCTTCCTTGGCCAGCTCATGGCGCGCAACCCGGCGCTGGTGGGCGGCAAGCTGCCTGCCAGCGCGTTCTACGGCATGCCGTAG
- the cobN gene encoding cobaltochelatase subunit CobN, translating to MNHKTIANTIACLRRWLALCLLVLAPFGAAQAAQVLFIATSNVPAGKFRQLADIARPHGIELQARYLERLPAETDEGLFKGFDAVFIDSYLQDVVQDRLAHALPGLRAPHAWLYDAKPAWGGGLPEPVARRLITYYSNGGKQNFEGFFATLAAQLQGRAAPGVPDPVMFPKTAVYHPRAPGLVMADPVAWLRSQGVDPVATNRRPVVALALHQQYIASMQTAFIDDLIARIEAGGAVALPFYSPMLEAGALEQMLKPAGTRLADVLINTQIMLNAEERRAEFERLGIPVLQAMPYRRGDEAAWAANPQGVALMDVPFYLAQAEYAGVTDIQVAAATRASDEQIVPIAAQADAVVAKALNLAHLQRKHNADKRLSIFFWNYPPGEKNLSASFLNVPRSLQTTLAALQAAGYDTESPSEPLLIGNLQRLLAPSYRQGELEPLLRDGLAATLPVAQYRQWLATLPAATQEALRARWGEPEKSSMVLRRGGEAVFVVPSLMLGKIAILPQPPRGEQWDDKEKALYHSPSALPSHYYLAAYLWAREQQKSDALVHFGTHGSQEWLPGKERGLSVFDPGMLAVGNVPVAYPYIADNIGEAQQAKRRGRAVIVSHQTPPFKPAGLHAALTRMHDLLHAWLAQDEGVVKEKIKADLLAAVQKEHIDRDMGWTPARTRSEFPAFVDLLHNHLHELAETAQPLGLHTLGRAPEEQHRLATVLLMLGRPFWEAAALQAGTPAADVDEALIGDYSRLAQTAPYRLLQRHVIEGQSLEALPAALQTAIAKARTAYAEIGADQELPALLQVLAGRHLPTSYGGDPIKNPDAYPTGRNLYGFDPSRVPTPQAWAAGKDAAEQLIAEHQRLTGKAPTKLAVSLWSVETMRHQGLLEAQALWLLGVEPVWDEGGRVTGVKLVPRAALGRERVDVVLSVTGLYRDHFPNAMKQLARAVQLAAQAQGPGEDGNPVAAHTRSMAAKLRAQGMGEQAALAAAQTRIFSSESGNYGTGLDNATLATDSWQGKKEGDRKLAQLYLSRMQYAYGPDESTWGSLPGAAQEGKSGIGGNGGKALNLYAEHLRGTEGAVLSRSSNLYGMLTTDDPFQYLGGIALAVRHLDGKAPQLYISNLRGAGSGKVEGAAQFLAKELATRQFHPGYIKGLMAEGYAGTLQVLDATNNFWGWTAVAREIVRDDQWQEMADVYVRDKHQLGLKRWFEANNPHALAQTMERMLEAARQGYWKADPKTVAELKERWRDLAERFDVRSDNARFQAYVGQAPAAHNPAAPAAPGYGLDAPLAQAAPPAAAQAAAPAPPPPSAEPSQPTTPPQSAEPPAAEPRWSAAS from the coding sequence TTGAATCATAAAACTATTGCAAACACCATCGCCTGCTTGCGGCGCTGGCTGGCCCTGTGCCTGCTGGTGCTGGCGCCCTTTGGCGCTGCGCAGGCGGCGCAGGTGTTGTTCATCGCCACGTCCAACGTGCCCGCAGGCAAGTTCCGCCAATTGGCCGACATCGCACGGCCGCACGGCATCGAGCTGCAGGCGCGCTACCTGGAAAGGCTGCCCGCCGAGACCGACGAAGGCCTGTTCAAGGGCTTCGACGCGGTGTTTATCGACAGCTATTTGCAGGATGTGGTGCAAGACCGGTTGGCGCATGCGCTGCCGGGCCTGCGTGCGCCCCACGCCTGGCTGTACGACGCCAAGCCCGCCTGGGGCGGCGGTTTGCCCGAGCCCGTGGCGCGACGGCTCATCACCTATTACAGCAACGGTGGCAAGCAGAACTTCGAGGGCTTCTTCGCCACGCTGGCCGCGCAGCTGCAGGGTCGCGCAGCCCCGGGCGTGCCCGACCCCGTGATGTTCCCCAAAACCGCCGTGTACCACCCGCGTGCGCCGGGCCTGGTCATGGCAGACCCTGTGGCGTGGCTGCGTTCGCAAGGCGTTGATCCAGTCGCCACCAACCGCCGCCCCGTGGTGGCGCTGGCGCTGCACCAGCAGTACATCGCATCGATGCAGACCGCCTTCATCGACGACCTGATTGCGCGCATCGAAGCCGGGGGCGCCGTGGCGCTGCCGTTCTACAGCCCCATGCTGGAGGCGGGTGCGCTGGAGCAGATGCTCAAGCCCGCGGGCACGCGGCTGGCCGACGTGCTCATCAACACCCAAATCATGCTGAACGCCGAGGAGCGACGCGCCGAGTTCGAGCGGCTGGGTATCCCCGTGCTGCAGGCCATGCCGTACCGCCGCGGTGACGAGGCCGCCTGGGCCGCCAACCCGCAGGGCGTGGCGCTGATGGATGTGCCGTTCTACCTGGCGCAGGCCGAATACGCGGGCGTCACCGACATCCAGGTGGCGGCCGCCACCCGTGCTTCGGATGAGCAGATCGTGCCGATTGCCGCGCAGGCCGACGCCGTGGTGGCCAAGGCGCTCAACCTGGCGCACCTGCAGCGCAAGCACAACGCCGACAAGCGCCTGTCCATCTTTTTCTGGAACTACCCACCGGGCGAGAAGAACCTGTCCGCCTCGTTTTTGAACGTGCCGCGCAGCCTGCAAACCACGCTGGCCGCACTGCAGGCCGCGGGCTACGACACCGAGTCGCCGTCGGAGCCGCTGTTGATCGGCAATCTGCAGCGCCTGCTGGCGCCGTCGTACCGCCAAGGCGAGTTGGAGCCCCTGCTGCGCGACGGCCTGGCCGCCACCCTGCCCGTGGCGCAGTACCGCCAGTGGCTGGCCACGCTGCCCGCAGCCACGCAAGAAGCCTTGCGCGCGCGCTGGGGCGAACCTGAAAAATCGAGCATGGTGCTGCGGCGCGGCGGCGAAGCCGTGTTCGTGGTGCCGAGCCTGATGCTGGGCAAGATCGCCATCCTGCCGCAGCCGCCGCGCGGCGAGCAATGGGACGACAAGGAAAAGGCGCTGTACCACTCGCCCAGCGCCCTGCCGTCGCATTACTACCTGGCCGCCTACCTGTGGGCGCGCGAGCAGCAAAAAAGCGACGCGCTGGTGCACTTTGGCACCCACGGCAGCCAGGAATGGCTGCCCGGCAAGGAGCGCGGCCTGTCGGTGTTCGACCCCGGCATGCTGGCCGTGGGCAACGTGCCGGTGGCCTACCCGTACATTGCCGACAACATCGGCGAGGCCCAGCAGGCCAAGCGCCGGGGCCGCGCAGTCATCGTCAGCCACCAGACGCCGCCGTTCAAACCGGCGGGCCTGCACGCCGCACTCACACGCATGCACGACCTGCTGCACGCCTGGCTGGCGCAGGACGAGGGTGTGGTCAAGGAAAAAATCAAGGCCGATCTGCTGGCCGCCGTGCAGAAAGAGCACATCGACCGCGACATGGGCTGGACGCCAGCGCGCACGCGCAGCGAATTCCCTGCCTTTGTGGACCTGCTGCACAACCACCTGCACGAACTGGCCGAAACCGCCCAGCCGCTGGGCCTGCACACCCTGGGCCGTGCGCCCGAGGAGCAGCACCGCCTGGCCACCGTGCTGCTGATGCTGGGGCGCCCGTTCTGGGAAGCCGCCGCTTTGCAGGCGGGCACACCGGCTGCCGATGTGGACGAGGCGCTGATTGGCGACTACAGCCGCCTGGCGCAGACGGCACCGTACCGGTTGCTGCAGCGCCATGTGATCGAGGGCCAGAGCCTTGAGGCCCTGCCAGCGGCGTTGCAAACCGCCATCGCCAAGGCCCGCACCGCGTACGCCGAGATTGGCGCCGACCAGGAGCTGCCCGCCTTGCTGCAGGTGCTGGCCGGGCGGCACCTGCCCACGTCGTATGGCGGCGACCCGATCAAGAACCCCGACGCCTACCCCACGGGCCGCAACCTGTATGGTTTTGACCCCTCGCGCGTACCCACGCCCCAGGCCTGGGCGGCCGGCAAGGACGCTGCCGAGCAGCTCATTGCCGAGCACCAGCGCCTGACAGGCAAGGCGCCAACGAAGCTGGCCGTGTCGCTGTGGTCGGTAGAGACCATGCGCCACCAGGGCCTGCTCGAAGCACAGGCGCTGTGGCTGCTGGGCGTGGAGCCGGTATGGGACGAAGGCGGGCGCGTAACCGGCGTGAAGCTGGTGCCCCGCGCAGCGCTGGGGCGCGAGCGGGTGGACGTGGTGCTGTCGGTCACCGGCCTGTACCGCGACCATTTCCCCAACGCCATGAAGCAACTGGCGCGCGCCGTGCAACTGGCGGCCCAGGCGCAAGGGCCGGGTGAAGATGGCAACCCCGTGGCGGCGCACACGCGCAGCATGGCCGCCAAGCTGCGCGCCCAGGGCATGGGCGAGCAGGCCGCGCTGGCGGCGGCGCAAACGCGCATTTTCTCGTCGGAGTCGGGCAACTACGGCACCGGTCTGGACAACGCCACGCTGGCCACCGATAGCTGGCAGGGCAAGAAAGAGGGCGACCGCAAGCTCGCGCAGCTGTACCTGTCGCGCATGCAGTACGCCTATGGGCCGGACGAATCCACCTGGGGCAGCCTGCCGGGGGCGGCGCAGGAGGGAAAAAGCGGTATAGGCGGCAACGGCGGCAAGGCACTCAACCTGTATGCCGAGCACCTGCGCGGCACCGAGGGCGCGGTGCTCTCGCGCAGCTCCAACCTCTATGGCATGTTGACCACCGACGACCCCTTCCAGTACCTGGGCGGCATTGCGCTGGCCGTGCGGCACCTGGACGGCAAGGCGCCACAGCTCTATATCAGCAACCTGCGCGGGGCAGGAAGTGGCAAGGTCGAAGGCGCAGCGCAGTTCCTCGCCAAAGAGCTGGCCACGCGCCAGTTTCACCCCGGCTACATCAAAGGTCTGATGGCCGAGGGCTACGCGGGCACGCTGCAGGTGCTGGACGCCACCAACAACTTCTGGGGCTGGACGGCAGTGGCGCGCGAGATCGTGCGCGACGACCAGTGGCAGGAGATGGCCGACGTGTATGTGCGCGACAAGCACCAACTGGGTCTCAAACGCTGGTTTGAGGCCAACAACCCGCACGCCTTGGCGCAGACCATGGAGCGCATGCTCGAAGCCGCCCGCCAGGGCTACTGGAAGGCCGACCCGAAAACCGTGGCTGAGCTGAAAGAACGCTGGCGCGACCTGGCGGAGCGCTTTGATGTGCGCAGCGACAACGCCCGCTTTCAAGCGTATGTGGGCCAGGCGCCTGCGGCCCACAACCCGGCGGCGCCCGCCGCACCGGGCTACGGCCTTGATGCCCCGTTGGCGCAGGCTGCGCCGCCTGCCGCCGCCCAGGCCGCTGCGCCAGCGCCGCCGCCACCCTCCGCCGAGCCATCGCAACCCACCACACCGCCGCAATCCGCAGAGCCCCCCGCTGCAGAGCCCCGGTGGTCAGCGGCCTCTTGA
- a CDS encoding TonB-dependent receptor family protein — protein MQGALAQQATVLPEVTVTSSRGAAVLPLAASPTAERERLAQVPGGTNLVEPQKEARLATLRDALDYQPGIVMQDFFGGTDQPRLGIRGSGIQSNPVNRGVLLLQDGLPLNEADGSFIIGLIEPRNAAFISALRGANARSPGATALGGELDFVSLTGADERGRLRLEGGSFGRRGAQAAVGGVGERFDSRVSVSSDRYDGYRHHSASRRDSVQANVGFQGDGGFENRTYLGWTDLAFQIPNVVPKDRIQSDPRGVMGDGATPQDQLLNVYKRDPRRDATQLRLVNRSRWGSDTLRQEVGVYWQDTDDLFNNMTSHTVTHSRTAGAQWQASGRPAGRDGALGWRTALSWADSAMQRDLYATNPANGTQMQRFGSYDLGAQNLQALAAADWRLAPDWTLLGSVQWSHLTRDAQSRSSAAQLNQDWSFATPKIGLNWAATPTTRLWANLSRSHEAPTFWEIVSATVAPNSPATAQAELVRLKMQRATTVELGGAGRWGEGAHAVHWTAAVYRSVLADELISTTDANGIKVGTYNYAGGTRHQGVELGLSGSQRMGVGALDVRASWTYSDFRFRGGEYAGKQIAGVPRQLINAEVLYRIGAWRFGPNVRWMPVSTPTDHANTAGAEQDAYALLGLKLEWRDGPWALYVQADNVTDRRYASAYAIRNQATAAQPGYLQGLGRSFTAGLSYKF, from the coding sequence ATGCAGGGCGCATTGGCGCAGCAAGCCACCGTTCTGCCGGAAGTCACCGTGACGTCTTCACGGGGTGCTGCGGTATTGCCCCTGGCTGCCAGCCCAACGGCAGAGCGCGAACGCCTGGCGCAAGTGCCTGGTGGCACCAATCTTGTCGAGCCGCAAAAAGAAGCGCGCCTGGCCACTTTGCGCGATGCGCTCGATTACCAGCCCGGCATCGTGATGCAGGACTTTTTTGGCGGCACCGACCAACCGCGTTTGGGCATTCGCGGCTCGGGCATCCAGAGCAACCCGGTGAACCGGGGTGTGTTGCTGCTGCAGGATGGCTTGCCTCTGAACGAAGCCGATGGCTCATTCATCATTGGGCTGATTGAGCCACGCAATGCTGCCTTCATCAGCGCACTGCGGGGTGCCAATGCCAGATCGCCCGGCGCCACTGCGCTGGGAGGTGAGCTTGACTTCGTTTCTCTTACAGGCGCCGACGAGCGCGGCCGCTTGCGCCTGGAGGGCGGCAGCTTTGGCCGACGTGGAGCGCAGGCGGCCGTGGGCGGAGTCGGCGAGCGGTTTGACAGCCGGGTATCCGTCAGCAGCGACCGCTACGACGGCTACCGCCACCACTCGGCCTCGCGGCGCGACAGCGTGCAGGCCAATGTGGGTTTTCAGGGCGATGGCGGTTTCGAGAACCGCACCTACCTGGGCTGGACCGACCTGGCCTTCCAGATCCCCAACGTGGTGCCCAAAGACCGCATCCAGTCGGACCCGCGCGGCGTGATGGGCGATGGCGCCACCCCGCAGGACCAGTTGCTCAACGTCTACAAGCGCGACCCCCGCCGCGACGCCACGCAGCTGCGCCTGGTCAACCGCTCACGCTGGGGCAGCGACACCCTGCGCCAGGAAGTGGGCGTGTACTGGCAGGACACGGACGACCTGTTCAACAACATGACCAGCCACACCGTGACCCACAGCCGCACCGCCGGCGCGCAGTGGCAAGCCAGCGGGCGCCCCGCAGGCCGTGATGGCGCCCTGGGCTGGCGCACGGCCTTGTCGTGGGCCGACAGCGCCATGCAGCGCGACCTGTACGCCACCAACCCGGCCAATGGCACGCAGATGCAGCGCTTTGGCAGCTATGACCTGGGTGCGCAAAACCTGCAGGCCCTGGCGGCGGCTGACTGGCGCCTGGCGCCCGACTGGACGCTGCTGGGCAGCGTGCAATGGAGCCACCTCACGCGCGACGCGCAAAGCCGCAGCAGCGCCGCGCAGCTCAACCAGGACTGGAGCTTTGCCACGCCCAAGATCGGCCTGAACTGGGCCGCCACGCCCACCACGCGCCTGTGGGCCAACCTGAGCCGCAGCCACGAGGCCCCCACCTTCTGGGAGATCGTCAGCGCCACCGTGGCACCCAACAGCCCGGCCACGGCCCAGGCCGAACTGGTGCGCCTGAAGATGCAGCGCGCCACCACCGTCGAGCTCGGCGGTGCCGGTCGCTGGGGCGAGGGCGCCCATGCCGTGCACTGGACGGCCGCCGTGTACCGCAGCGTGCTGGCCGACGAGCTGATCTCCACCACCGACGCCAACGGCATCAAGGTGGGCACGTACAACTATGCCGGCGGCACGCGCCACCAGGGCGTGGAGCTGGGTCTCTCGGGCAGCCAGCGCATGGGTGTGGGGGCGCTCGACGTCCGCGCCAGCTGGACGTACAGCGACTTCCGCTTCCGGGGCGGCGAATACGCGGGCAAACAGATTGCCGGTGTGCCGCGCCAGCTCATCAATGCCGAAGTGCTCTACCGCATCGGCGCCTGGCGCTTCGGCCCCAACGTGCGCTGGATGCCCGTCAGCACGCCCACCGACCACGCCAACACCGCCGGTGCCGAGCAGGACGCTTACGCACTGCTGGGCCTCAAGCTCGAATGGCGCGATGGACCCTGGGCGCTGTATGTGCAGGCCGACAACGTGACCGACCGGCGCTACGCCAGCGCCTATGCCATCCGCAATCAGGCTACGGCAGCGCAGCCGGGCTACTTGCAAGGTCTGGGCCGCAGCTTCACGGCAGGCCTGAGCTACAAATTTTGA
- the xth gene encoding exodeoxyribonuclease III: MQIATWNINSLTVRLPQVLAWLAANPVDALCLQELKLTDDKFPFDALKDAGYEAAAFGQKTYNGVAILSRGPLRDVVRNVPGSQDPQARVIAATLDTPLGALRLINGYFVNGQAPDSEKFVYKMQWLQALQDWVRSEMAAHERLVLVGDFNVAPEDRDSYDPVGLADTIHHTQEERAHFQALLALGLVDAYRLFEQPEKSYSWWDYRMLGFQKNRGLRIDHILVSKALQPAVRACDIDRAPRKNPQPSDHAPVVVTLAA, from the coding sequence ATGCAAATCGCCACCTGGAACATCAACTCCCTGACCGTGCGCCTGCCTCAGGTGCTCGCCTGGCTGGCCGCCAATCCGGTCGATGCCTTGTGCCTGCAGGAACTCAAGCTCACCGACGACAAGTTTCCCTTTGATGCGCTCAAGGATGCAGGTTACGAAGCCGCCGCTTTTGGCCAGAAGACTTACAACGGCGTCGCCATCCTCAGCCGCGGCCCGCTGCGCGATGTGGTGCGCAACGTGCCGGGCTCGCAGGACCCACAGGCGCGTGTGATTGCCGCAACGCTCGATACGCCACTCGGCGCGCTGCGGCTCATCAACGGCTATTTTGTGAATGGTCAGGCGCCCGACAGCGAAAAGTTCGTCTACAAAATGCAGTGGCTGCAGGCGCTGCAGGACTGGGTGCGCAGCGAAATGGCAGCGCACGAGCGCCTGGTGCTGGTGGGCGACTTCAACGTGGCGCCGGAAGACCGCGACTCCTACGATCCGGTGGGCCTGGCAGACACCATTCACCACACCCAGGAGGAGCGTGCGCATTTCCAGGCGCTGCTGGCACTGGGTCTTGTCGATGCCTACCGCCTATTCGAGCAGCCAGAAAAGAGCTATTCGTGGTGGGACTACCGCATGCTGGGTTTCCAGAAGAACCGGGGCCTGCGCATTGACCATATTCTGGTGAGCAAGGCTTTGCAGCCGGCGGTGCGCGCCTGCGACATTGACCGGGCGCCGCGCAAAAACCCGCAGCCCAGCGACCACGCGCCGGTGGTGGTCACGCTGGCAGCTTGA
- the serB gene encoding phosphoserine phosphatase SerB has product MTHPTEFAPGLIVQGIAAPLNLADYRLIAFDMDSTLINIECVDEIADAAGRKAEVAAITEAAMQGVITDYKESLRQRVALLKGVPLAHLEQVYNQRLRFNPGAQALVSAAKAVGLTTLLVSGGFTYFADRVRASLGIDFARSNLLDVQDGALTGRMLDQSWGDICDGAEKRRSLLELASFMRISPAQTIAVGDGANDLPMMGAAGLSVAYHAKPAVRAQAHVAINEGGLDRLLEVLRPS; this is encoded by the coding sequence ATGACACACCCGACTGAATTTGCACCCGGCCTGATCGTCCAGGGCATCGCTGCGCCGCTGAATCTGGCCGACTACCGCCTGATCGCCTTCGACATGGATTCGACCCTGATCAATATCGAGTGCGTCGACGAGATTGCAGACGCTGCAGGCCGCAAGGCCGAGGTTGCAGCCATTACCGAAGCCGCCATGCAGGGCGTGATCACCGACTACAAGGAAAGCCTGCGCCAGCGCGTGGCTTTGCTCAAGGGCGTGCCGCTAGCGCACCTGGAGCAGGTCTACAACCAGCGCTTGCGCTTCAATCCGGGCGCACAGGCGCTGGTGTCCGCCGCCAAGGCAGTCGGGCTCACGACGCTGCTGGTATCCGGTGGCTTCACATATTTTGCCGACCGCGTGCGCGCGAGTCTGGGGATCGACTTCGCGCGTTCCAACCTGCTCGACGTGCAGGACGGCGCTTTGACCGGGCGCATGTTGGACCAAAGCTGGGGCGACATTTGCGATGGCGCAGAAAAGCGCCGCAGTTTGCTCGAACTCGCGTCGTTCATGCGTATCTCGCCCGCCCAGACCATTGCGGTGGGCGACGGCGCCAACGATCTGCCGATGATGGGTGCGGCCGGGTTGTCAGTGGCCTACCACGCCAAGCCGGCCGTGCGGGCGCAGGCCCACGTGGCCATCAACGAAGGGGGCCTGGATCGCTTGCTGGAAGTA
- a CDS encoding TonB-dependent receptor plug domain-containing protein: MTYSPEAHGAPSAAPNDFRPLRPRPVAWAAMLLLAGASAQAQDNTPPLQVAQAATALPAVTVTATLTEQDARTAPASVTVIDREELAARNASDLLDAVRGAPGLTLSPRQVGGRKTLALRGLEGKHTLTLIDGRRISATDDVVGHSDYQYGWLPMSAVERIEIIRGPMSALYGSEALGGVINLITRQPKDRWIGSVGVSASTPTRSSEGEPTGTTSVFAAGPVGERLSLRVNAELAHSAPVADRQSPLLSEIEGSHAKNGGLAARYALTPEQTLEAGWSGGKEQRVYDTSSTSKGVYRSTYDIDRSQAHVGWEGQFDNWRGKLRAYRSEIDIANRASNGATPTRPQNMVDDVLDGHASFALGAHKVTVGGEWRRETLENAGLKNGVDDAAHKALFAQDEIALTDTLMLTAGLRADHHELFGSEVSPRAYLVWEPTPALVVKGGFGHAFKAPTLKQISPNYVGAEGPHTFAGNGNIQPESSNSFEVGADWQVAPAWSLRATVFNTEVKDLITYRLLRQEGVRRFYQYDNVDAARIQGLEAGMTWDMTRQLAWSNDLTLLHTRDKSTGKKLADRPSSSLTSRLEWKGAEGWSARLTGEFTGSQTGTDGAALPSYALWSASVGKQFALDAHRKLVLRAGLENIGNVNLAEKSESFGYAERARRVFVTARVDF; this comes from the coding sequence ATGACGTATTCCCCCGAGGCCCACGGCGCGCCCAGCGCAGCCCCGAACGATTTCCGCCCCTTGCGCCCCCGTCCCGTGGCCTGGGCGGCCATGCTGTTGCTTGCCGGAGCGAGCGCCCAGGCCCAGGACAACACCCCGCCCCTGCAGGTGGCGCAGGCCGCCACGGCCCTGCCTGCGGTCACCGTCACGGCCACGCTGACCGAGCAGGATGCGCGCACCGCGCCCGCCAGCGTCACCGTGATCGACCGCGAGGAGCTGGCTGCGCGCAATGCGTCCGATCTGCTCGACGCCGTGCGTGGTGCCCCTGGCCTGACGCTCTCGCCGCGCCAGGTGGGCGGGCGCAAGACGCTGGCGTTGAGGGGACTGGAAGGCAAGCACACGCTCACTCTCATCGACGGGCGGCGCATCAGCGCCACGGACGATGTGGTGGGCCATTCCGACTACCAGTACGGCTGGCTGCCCATGTCGGCGGTCGAGCGCATCGAGATCATCCGGGGCCCCATGTCGGCGCTGTATGGCTCCGAGGCGCTGGGCGGCGTGATCAACCTCATCACGCGCCAGCCCAAGGACCGTTGGATCGGCTCGGTGGGCGTCTCGGCCAGCACCCCTACCCGCTCCAGCGAAGGCGAACCCACGGGCACCACCTCGGTGTTTGCCGCCGGCCCGGTGGGCGAACGCCTGAGCCTGCGCGTGAATGCCGAGCTGGCGCACAGCGCACCCGTGGCCGATCGGCAGAGCCCGCTGCTGTCGGAAATCGAAGGCAGCCACGCCAAGAACGGTGGCCTGGCTGCCCGCTATGCGCTGACGCCGGAGCAAACCCTGGAGGCGGGGTGGAGTGGCGGCAAAGAGCAGCGTGTGTACGACACCAGCTCCACCTCAAAGGGTGTGTACCGCAGCACCTACGACATCGACCGCTCTCAGGCCCATGTTGGCTGGGAGGGCCAGTTTGACAACTGGCGCGGCAAGCTGCGCGCCTACCGCAGCGAGATCGATATTGCCAACCGCGCCAGCAACGGCGCTACGCCCACGCGGCCGCAGAACATGGTGGACGACGTGCTGGACGGCCATGCCAGCTTTGCCCTGGGTGCGCACAAGGTCACCGTGGGCGGCGAATGGCGCCGCGAGACGCTGGAGAACGCCGGCCTGAAAAACGGCGTGGACGATGCGGCGCACAAGGCCCTGTTTGCGCAAGATGAAATCGCCCTGACCGACACGCTGATGCTCACCGCCGGTCTGCGTGCCGACCACCACGAACTGTTTGGCAGCGAAGTCAGCCCACGCGCCTATCTGGTGTGGGAGCCCACCCCGGCGCTGGTGGTCAAGGGCGGTTTTGGCCACGCCTTCAAGGCGCCCACGCTCAAGCAGATTTCGCCCAACTACGTGGGGGCCGAAGGGCCGCACACCTTTGCGGGCAACGGCAACATCCAGCCCGAATCGTCCAACTCGTTTGAAGTGGGTGCCGACTGGCAGGTGGCGCCCGCCTGGTCGCTGCGCGCCACGGTGTTCAACACCGAGGTCAAAGACCTCATCACCTACCGCCTGCTGCGCCAGGAGGGCGTGCGGCGCTTCTACCAATACGACAACGTGGACGCCGCGCGCATCCAGGGGCTGGAGGCGGGCATGACCTGGGACATGACGCGCCAGCTTGCCTGGAGCAACGACCTGACGCTGCTGCACACGCGCGACAAAAGCACCGGCAAGAAACTGGCCGACCGGCCATCGAGCAGCCTGACCTCGCGCCTGGAATGGAAAGGCGCCGAGGGCTGGAGCGCGCGCCTGACCGGCGAATTCACCGGCAGCCAGACCGGCACCGACGGCGCCGCGCTGCCCTCGTACGCACTGTGGAGCGCCAGCGTGGGCAAGCAGTTTGCGCTGGACGCCCACCGCAAGCTGGTGCTGCGCGCCGGGCTGGAAAACATCGGCAACGTGAACCTGGCCGAGAAGTCGGAGAGCTTTGGCTATGCCGAGCGCGCGCGCCGTGTGTTCGTGACCGCAAGGGTTGATTTCTGA